The Calliphora vicina chromosome 3, idCalVici1.1, whole genome shotgun sequence genome contains a region encoding:
- the LOC135954754 gene encoding thioredoxin domain-containing protein 3 homolog produces MAKKGGVQQLQADIQNDEDFEKFIERPGLLVLDVYSDWCGPCLGMVGSLKKIKLEVGGDNLQLAICKADHITALKRFRRKSEPTWLFVTEGKAINLMFGTDVPRLMKLITLELTRLKEGIKSRPIYDIDEYQPEEVARRKVKEDAEAQAQRIETADRDKKRLAYLTYVTDTIMENLNDIGVTIFGPQVNRDMFKKINEPADALKIQCKDRKIVQISKSDFDVIHVKCPNPLDDDVLDQLHGKELLVCFWKLPVEGEEVPILLKQYAYELTKTTTEPADEFNEEERVTPAIISPLDVKVEYEVEDTEVCIEEEPPEPEVATKETEENLNEPADEEEAEEDEIDLEGATEPSPTEMPVLDLDLGLEDSKAEAEANKPAEISVATESLKKRTCTKTVTIPPIWVPNNHRTHAALIYVYFHNQTSAFLPPDPMPEPPHVIMAFDAYKKRDLITHAESHKDDVPLYGFFTSEDPDEAKFIANSAAKYKPVTTNDKLILKVNKASSNTMLSLVTYGPSYVSPNSVVGHEEAKKFFPENYKTAEQEAVEEAAKELEDPNKKRKSKKSRSSKTATDTEAPTTPTSGEEESGDSITALVEGETEGETINTAEAVGDEAVDTENASAAN; encoded by the exons ATGGCCAAAAAGGGAGGAGTTCAACAGCTGCAGGCTGACATACAAAATGATGAagattttgaaaagtttatagAACGTCCAGGATTGTTGG TGCTAGATGTGTACTCAGATTGGTGTGGTCCCTGTTTGGGTATGGTGGGTAGTTTGAAAAAGATTAAACTAGAAGTGGGTGGCGATAATTTGCAACTGGCCATA TGCAAAGCGGACCATATAACTGCATTGAAAAGATTTCGCCGCAAAAGTGAACCCACCTGGTTATTTGTAacg GAAGGCAAAGCCATAAATTTAATGTTCGGCACCGATGTGCCACGCCTCATGAAACTTATAACTCTAGAACTAACCAGACTCAAGGAAGGCATCAAATCTCGTCCTATTTATGATATAGACGAATATCAACCCGAAGAAGTAGCCCGACGTAAAGTTAAAGAAGATGCCGAGGCCCAAGCACAGCGCATAGAAACCGCTGATCGTGATAAAAAACGTCTGGCTTACCTGACCTATGTCACCGATACCATTATGGAAAACCTAAACGATATTGGTGTCACCATATTTGGACCTCAAGTAAATCGTGAtatgtttaagaaaataaatgaacCGGCAGATGCTTTGAAAATACAATGTAAAGATCGTAAAATTGTGCAGATTTCGAAAAGTGATTTCGATGTTATACACGTGAAATGTCCCAATCCGCTTGATGATGATGTCTTGGATCAATTGCATGGCAAAGAATTGTTAGTGTGTTTTTGGAAACTGCCAGTGGAGGGAGAGGAGGTTCCCATATTGTTAAAGCAATATGCCTATGAATTGACAAAAACCACAACAGAGCCAGCGGATGAATTTAATGAAGAGGAACGTGTAACGCCAGCTATTATATCGCCCTTGGATGTTAAGGTGGAATATGAAGTTGAAG ACACTGAAGTATGTATTGAGGAAGAACCACCTGAACCTGAAGTGGCCACTAAAGAAacagaagaaaatttaaacgAGCCTGCAGATGAGGAAGAAGCCGAGGAAGATGAAATCGACTTAGAAGGCGCCACTGAACCGTCTCCTACTGAAATGCCTGTCCTAGATCTTGATTTAGGCCTAGAGGATAGCAAAGCCGAAGCAGAAGCAAATAAACCTGCGGAAATTTCAGTTGCTACAGAATCTCTTAAAAAGCGCACTTGCACTAAAACCGTTACTATACCACCCATTTGGGTACCCAACAATCATCGTACCCATGCTGCTCTCATCTATGTGTACTTCCACAATCAAACTTCAGCATTTTTGCCACCAGATCCTATGCCAGAGCCGCCACATGTTATCATGGCTTTTGATGCGTATAAAAAGAGAGATTTAATAACGCACGCTGAGTCACATAAAGATGATGTGCCGTTGTATGGGTTCTTTACCAGTGAAGATCCGGATGAAGCCAAATTTATAGCTAATTCGGCTGCGAAATATAAGCCAGTTACAAC CAATGACAAGCTTATCTTAAAAGTCAATAAAGCCTCCTCTAACACTATGCTTTCTTTGGTAACCTATGGCCCCAGCTATGTCAGTCCCAATTCAGTGGTGGGCCATGAGGAGGCCAAAAAATTCTTCCCTGAAAACTATAAAACTGCAGAACAAGAGGCAGTCGAAGAAGCGGCAAAAGAACTTGAAGATCCCAACAAAAAACGCAAATCCAAGAAGTCTCGATCAAGCAAAACAGCAACCGACACTGAAGCACCCACCACACCTACAAGTGGTGAAGAGGAGAGCGGCGATAGCATAACTGCTTTGGTAGAAGGCGAAACAGAGGGTGAAACAATTAACACAGCGGAAGCTGTAGGAGATGAAGCTGTGGACACCGAAAATGCATCTGCAGCAAATTAA